In the Roseofilum reptotaenium CS-1145 genome, TTAAAACACTTCCTGGGACGTGCGCCAAAAGATAAGGTGGAAATTCAACGCTATTCGCAGATTTTAACGACCAGAGGGGTCGATCAGTTAATCACCTCAATTCTTGATTCAGAAGAATACCGGAAAGTGTTTGGGTGTTTTACCGTTCCTTATGCGCGATCGCTAAAATATTACGACTCTCCTAAATCTTACCTAGAAACCCAGTGGTTGAACGCCGAGCATATTGGACAACGGGGAACCTCCATACCGACTCGGTATTGGCATGACTTAGGCTTGGTGTGTGAAGCAGGGGTTTGTCATCCTGAAGCCGGTGAAATCCTCCATCCTCCAATTTCCAACGAGGTTGAACTCGCCGTTCAGCAGTTAGTTAGATTAATTGAATCTGAACAAGGAAAACA is a window encoding:
- a CDS encoding phycobilisome rod-core linker polypeptide yields the protein MNCPLKSITVSRTSSLEERQQALVSIYYQVLERQPYQYEHKVLKKAEHQFLHDKIGVRRFLKELGHSSVYLDSFYHRYSNVKFLEICLKHFLGRAPKDKVEIQRYSQILTTRGVDQLITSILDSEEYRKVFGCFTVPYARSLKYYDSPKSYLETQWLNAEHIGQRGTSIPTRYWHDLGLVCEAGVCHPEAGEILHPPISNEVELAVQQLVRLIESEQGKQALASIAPQKLEKLRAVIG